CAGATCGCCGGCGGCCGCGCCGGGCTGGACTGGAGCCCGGACCTGCTGCACCTCAACGACTGGCCGTGCGCGCTGGCCGCCGCCTACGTGCGCTGGTCCGGCGGCCGCACACCGTGCCTGCTGACCATCCACAACCTGGCCTACCAGGGCCTGTTCCCATATTCAATGGCCGCGGCCCTGGGCATTCCGAACGAGGGCCTGCAGGACCTGGAGTTCTACGGGCAGATGTCGTTCCTGCGCGCCGGCATCGTCCACGCCGAGCACGTCAACACGGTCAGCGTCAGCTACGCCGCGCAGATCACCGGCCCGGCGCAGGGCTGCGGCCTGGACTCGCTGCTGGCCCGGCGTGCCGCCAGCGGCCGCCTCAGCGGCATCGTCAACGGCATCGACGCCAGCTGGGACCCGCGCACCGACGACCACCTGCATGCCCATTTCGGCATCGACCAGTTCCAGGGCAAGCGCGAGAACGCCGCCCATGTGCGCCGCGCGTTCGGCCTGATCGACAGCGACGGGCCGCTGTTCGCGGTGGTGTCGCGGCTTGTGCACCAGAAGGGCCTGGACCTGATCTGCGAGGTGGCGCCGCAGATCGTCGCCGCCGGCGGCCAGATCGTGGTGATCGGCGGCGGCGAGCCGCAGATCGAGCAGGCGGTGGCGGCACTGGCGCGGCGCTTCCCCGGCCAGGTCGGCGCCCACATCGGCTTCGAGGAACGCCTGGCGCGGCGCATGTTCGCCGGCTCGGACTTCCTGCTGATGCCGTCGCGCTTCGAGCCGTGCGGGCTGAGCCAGATGTACGCGCAGCGCTTCGGCAGCCTGCCGATCGCGCACGCCACCGGCGGTCTGATCGATACCGTGGACGACGGGGTGACCGGCTTCCTGTTCGAGGACCCGTCCGCCGACGGCCTGCGCCGCTGCCTGCAGCGCGCGTTCCGCACCTTCCGCCTGCCGCGCCTGCTGCAGGCGATGCGCCGCGCGGCGATGCTGCGGCCCAGCGGTTGGGACCTGGCCGGCCGCAAGTACATGGCCCTGTACGACCGTACTGCGGCTCCGACGTCGGCGACGGCGGTGGCATGAGCGAGCGGGAACGGTCGGCGGACACGACGCCGGTGTGGGACGCGCCGCTGGAAGCGGCGGACGACGAGCAGGAACGGCTGGCGCTGCAGGCGCTGGCGCGCGGCGAGGCGGTGGACGCGTTCGCCTGGCTGGGTCCGCACGCGGCCGCAGACGGCACGGTGCGGGTGCGCGCGCTGGTGCCGGGCGCCGACGCGCTCGGCCTGCTCGACGGGTCCGGCAAGCTGGTGGCGCGGATGCGCGCGCATCCGCAGGCCAAGGGCCTGTTCGAAGGCGAATTGAAGACCGCGATGCCGTACCGGCTGCGCATCGTGTGGCCGGACGCGGTGCAGGAAAGCGACGACCCGTACGCGTTCGGCCCGGTGCTGGACGCGGCGTGGCTGCAGGGCATGGCCGCCGGCGACGGCGCCGCGCTGCGCACCGCGCTGGGCGCGCACCATACCCGCGTCGGCACGGTGGACGGGGTGCGCTTCGCGGTGTGGGCGCCGCAGGCGCGCCGGGTCGCGCTGGTCGGCGACTTCAACGGCTGGGACGGGCGCCGCCATCCGATGCGGCTGCGCCGCGAGGCCGGGGTCTGGGAGCTGTTCGTGCCCGGGCTGCGCGGCGGCGAGCACTACCAGTACGAGATCCTGGCCGCCGACGGCATGCCGCTGCCGCGCAAGGCCGATCCGGTCGCGCGGCACAGCACGCGCGCGCCGGACACCGCTTCGGTGGTGCCGAGTCCCGCCGGCTTCGCCTGGCACGACACGGAATGGCTGGCGCAGCGCCAGGCGCGCGCCGGCGCCGCACAGCCGATGAGCATCTACGAGCTGCACGCCGGCTCCTGGCGCCACGACGCACAGGGCCAGCCGCTGCAGTGGGATGCGCTGGCCGCGCAACTGATCCCGTACGTGCAGGAGCTGGGCTTCACCCATATCGAACTGCTGCCGATCACCGAATATCCGTTCGGCGGCTCCTGGGGCTACCAGCCGCTGGGCCTGTACGCGCCAACCGCGCGGCACGGCGACGCCGACGGCTTCGCGCGCTTCGTCGATGCCTGCCACCAGGCCGGGATCGGCGTGATCCTGGACTGGGTCAGCGCGCATTTCCCCGACGACGCGCACGGCCTGCAGCGCTTCGACGGCACCGCGCTGTACGAGCACGCCGATCCGCGCGAAGGCGTGCACCGCGAGTGGAACACCCTGATCTACAACTACGGCCGCGCCGAAGTCGTCGCCTACCTGATCGGCAGCGCGCTGGAGTGGATCGAACGCTTCCACGTCGACGGCCTGCGTGTGGATGCGGTGGCGGCGATGCTGTACCGCGACTACGGCCGCAACGAGGGCGAGTGGGTGCCCAACGCCGAAGGCGGGCGCGAGAACCTGGAGGCGATCGCGTTCCTGCGCCAGCTCAACGCCGAGATCGCGCAGCGCTTCCCCGGGGTGCGGGTGATGGCCGAGGAATCCACCGCCTGGCCGGGCGTGACCGCGCCGCTGCAGCAGGGCGGGCTGGGTTTCAGCCACAAGTGGAACATGGGCTGGATGCACGACACGCTGAGCTACATGCGGCGCGACCCGATCCACCGCCCGCACCACCACAGCGAGATGACCTTCGGCCTGGTGTACGCGTTCTCCGAGCACTTCGTGCTGCCGCTGTCGCACGACGAAGTGGCGCCCGGCAAGGGATCGCTGCTGGCCAAGATGCCCGGCGACAACTGGCAGCGCTTCGCCAACCTGCGCGCCTACCTGGCCTTCATGTGGGCCCACCCGGGGCGCAAGCTGCTGTTCATGGGTGGCGAGTTCGGACAATGGCAGGAATGGGACCACGACCGCGCGCTGGACTGGGCGCAGGCGCAGCGCCCGGAGCATCGCGGCGTGGCGCGGCTGGTCGCCGACCT
This sequence is a window from Xanthomonas sp. CFBP 8443. Protein-coding genes within it:
- the glgA gene encoding glycogen synthase GlgA, which produces MSPPTLADLPDRQRDTHPVLRAPRRRHRDARGRFIRAAEVTVKLQPAARRASLFVTSEMADFIKAGGLGDVAAALPRALRGSCDIRVLIPGYPAVLRKTGPLQIVGQIAAHAGLPACALGRADRPDGLCVYVLLCPQLFERQGSPYVSSEGRDWEDNALRFATLSHAAAQIAGGRAGLDWSPDLLHLNDWPCALAAAYVRWSGGRTPCLLTIHNLAYQGLFPYSMAAALGIPNEGLQDLEFYGQMSFLRAGIVHAEHVNTVSVSYAAQITGPAQGCGLDSLLARRAASGRLSGIVNGIDASWDPRTDDHLHAHFGIDQFQGKRENAAHVRRAFGLIDSDGPLFAVVSRLVHQKGLDLICEVAPQIVAAGGQIVVIGGGEPQIEQAVAALARRFPGQVGAHIGFEERLARRMFAGSDFLLMPSRFEPCGLSQMYAQRFGSLPIAHATGGLIDTVDDGVTGFLFEDPSADGLRRCLQRAFRTFRLPRLLQAMRRAAMLRPSGWDLAGRKYMALYDRTAAPTSATAVA
- a CDS encoding 1,4-alpha-glucan branching enzyme, with protein sequence MSERERSADTTPVWDAPLEAADDEQERLALQALARGEAVDAFAWLGPHAAADGTVRVRALVPGADALGLLDGSGKLVARMRAHPQAKGLFEGELKTAMPYRLRIVWPDAVQESDDPYAFGPVLDAAWLQGMAAGDGAALRTALGAHHTRVGTVDGVRFAVWAPQARRVALVGDFNGWDGRRHPMRLRREAGVWELFVPGLRGGEHYQYEILAADGMPLPRKADPVARHSTRAPDTASVVPSPAGFAWHDTEWLAQRQARAGAAQPMSIYELHAGSWRHDAQGQPLQWDALAAQLIPYVQELGFTHIELLPITEYPFGGSWGYQPLGLYAPTARHGDADGFARFVDACHQAGIGVILDWVSAHFPDDAHGLQRFDGTALYEHADPREGVHREWNTLIYNYGRAEVVAYLIGSALEWIERFHVDGLRVDAVAAMLYRDYGRNEGEWVPNAEGGRENLEAIAFLRQLNAEIAQRFPGVRVMAEESTAWPGVTAPLQQGGLGFSHKWNMGWMHDTLSYMRRDPIHRPHHHSEMTFGLVYAFSEHFVLPLSHDEVAPGKGSLLAKMPGDNWQRFANLRAYLAFMWAHPGRKLLFMGGEFGQWQEWDHDRALDWAQAQRPEHRGVARLVADLNRQLRALPALYRSDRSADGFEWSVADDHRNSVFAFVRHDRDGGAPPLLAVSNFTPSVHHGYCLGVPRSGQWREILNSDSGYYGGSNQGNGGVLRTVAQPMHGHAQSLALTLPPLSTLWLQAEH